The following proteins come from a genomic window of Hydractinia symbiolongicarpus strain clone_291-10 chromosome 2, HSymV2.1, whole genome shotgun sequence:
- the LOC130630299 gene encoding uncharacterized protein LOC130630299, whose translation MMYNSGSLEIVENFCYLGDMLGSEGGVERSVTCRIVYAWKKFRELLPLLTSRVLSIEVKGRLYEACVRSVMLCGSETWAVKQEDLDRLERNDMRMVRGMCNASLRDRKSSDELRSRLSLRRIKDVIQIKRLNWLGHLERMEEDNWVRECRDLIVHGAKPRGRSRKTWEEVIRTDLIQRKLSLDLTQSSLDWKRVININRPTHASMENGL comes from the coding sequence atgatgtacaacagtggctcgctagagatagttgagaacttctgttacttaggtgatatgttgggcagtgaagggggtgttgaaagaagtgttacttgcaggatagtttatgcttggaaaaagttcagagagttacttcctttgttgactagcagagtcctgtcaattgaggtaaaaggtaggttgtatgaggcctgtgtaagaagtgttatgttgtgtggtagtgagacatgggcagtgaagcaggaagatcttgaccgtttagaaaggaatgatatgagaatggttagggggatgtgtaacgccagtctgagagacagaaagagttcagatgagctaagaagcaggctaagtctccgtagaattaaagatgttatccagataaaaagattgaattggctggggcacttggaaagaatggaggaggataattgggtaagagagtgtagagacttgatagttcatGGGGCAAAACCCAGAGGCAGATCAAGAAAAACTTGggaggaggttataaggacagacttgatacagaggaagttgagtttagatctaacacagtctagtttagattggaagagggtcattaatataaaccgtccaacccatgctagcatggaaaacggacttTAA